A window from Triticum aestivum cultivar Chinese Spring chromosome 6D, IWGSC CS RefSeq v2.1, whole genome shotgun sequence encodes these proteins:
- the LOC123143798 gene encoding uncharacterized protein, translating into MSIACCLPVVECVYCLACTRWVWQRCLHTTGYDSETWGLASSGEFEPVPRLCRFILAVYEDDLETPQWAPPGGYGIEPRWVVRRRTPEHAQGRAPTYLLYVDHRHADVVLAVRGMDMAKESDYAVLLDNRIGQAGFDGGYVHNGLLKAAEWVLDAECDALRDLLATNPGYTLTFAGHSLGSGVAAMLALLAVRDRERLGGVERRRIRCFAMAPPRCMSLNLAVRYADVINSVILQDDFLPRTDIPLEDIIKSLFCLPCLLCGNCLIATCIPESVMLRDPRRLYAPGRLYHIVERKPFRCGRYPPAVRTAVPVDGRFEHIVLSCNAISDHAIIWIEREAQRAVNLMLEHERTMKAPENQRMDGETAATRDHNEEQQAALRRAVALGIADVKLPSTYGTFDENANPDESEASPVLLDSGRRRTVWNEWIARIFEKDESGQMVPRR; encoded by the exons ATGTCCATCGCGTGCTGCTTGCCGGTGGTGGAGTGCGTGTACTGCCTGGCCTGCACGCGGTGGGTGTGGCAGCGCTGCCTCCACACCACCGGCTACGACAGCGAGACCTGGGGCCTCGCCTCCTCCGGCGAGTTCGAGCCGGTGCCGCGGCTATGCCGGTTCATCCTGGCGGTCTACGAGGACGACCTGGAGACCCCGCAGTGGGCGCCCCCGGGCGGCTACGGCATCGAGCCCCGGTGGGTGGTGCGGCGGAGGACGCCCGAGCACGCGCAGGGGCGCGCCCCGACGTACCTGCTGTACGTCGATCACCGGCACGCGGACGTCGTGCTCGCCGTCCGCGGCATGGACATGGCCAAGGAGAGCGACTACGCCGTGCTGCTGGACAACAGGATCGGCCAGGCGGGCTTCGACGGCGGCTACGTGCACAACGGCCTGCTCAAGGCCGCCGAGTGGGTGCTCGACGCCGAGTGCGACGCGCTGAGGGACCTCCTGGCCACGAACCCCGGCTACACGCTCACGTTCGCCGGGCATTCCCTCGGCTCCGGCGTCGCGGCCATGCTGGCTCTGCTGGCGGTGCGCGACAGGGAGAGGCTGGGCGGCGTGGAGCGGAGGAGGATACGGTGCTTCGCCATGGCGCCTCCCAGGTGCATGTCGCTCAATCTGGCAGTCCGTTATGCCGACGTCATTAACTCGGTTATTCTTCAG GATGATTTTCTGCCTCGCACGGACATTCCTCTGGAAGACATTATCAAGTCACTTTTCTG CTTGCCATGCCTTCTCTGTGGAAATTGCCTTATAGCTACATGCATACCTGAAAGTGTGATGCTAAGAGATCCAAGGCGCCTCTACGCACCAGGCCGTCTTTACCACATTGTTGAGAGGAAACCTTTCAG ATGTGGAAGATATCCGCCTGCCGTTAGAACAGCAGTTCCAGTTGACGGCAGATTTGAGCACATAGTTCTTTCTTGCAACGCGATTTCTGACCATGCCATTATCTGGATAGAAAGGGAAGCCCAAAGAGCAGTGAAT TTGATGCTGGAGCATGAGAGGACCATGAAAGCGCCTGAGAATCAAAGGATGGATGGTGAAACCGCGGCAACAAGGGATCACAATGAGGAGCAGCAGGCGGCCCTGAGGCGTGCTGTCGCGCTAGGGATCGCAGATGTTAAGCTGCCGTCAACATACGGAACATTCGACGAAAATGCAAACCCCGATGAGAGCGAGGCATCGCCAGTGCTGCTTGACAGTGGCAGGCGCAGAACGGTTTGGAATGAGTGGATCGCAAGGATATTTGAGAAGGATGAATCCGGGCAAATGGTTCCACGGAGATAG